The proteins below come from a single Capsicum annuum cultivar UCD-10X-F1 unplaced genomic scaffold, UCD10Xv1.1 ctg83355, whole genome shotgun sequence genomic window:
- the LOC124895629 gene encoding uncharacterized protein LOC124895629, protein MAILKEMTVNVPFVEALEKMPGYAKFMKDLVTKKRIVSYEPSLCDLGASINLISLAVYKKLGLGDPTPTNMRLVMTDRLVKRPVGILYDVLVKVASFIFLAYFIILDCEVEFEVPIILGRPFLKTKSVLIDLRANALQSRFNDEVVHINVCQSMKKPKEISLFSIVDVYYEGDQEVTTEDKFDVETLLQS, encoded by the exons atggcgaTACTGAAGGAGatgacagtgaatgtgcctttCGTGGAGGCATTAGAGAAGATGCCTgggtatgctaagtttatgaaagacctggtGACGAAGAAGAGAATAGTGAGCTACGAACCG TCTTTGTGTGATCTGGGAGCGAGTATCAACCTGATATCGCTAGctgtttataagaagttgggtttgggggatcctacacccaCAAACATGCGACTAGTGATGACGGACAGGTTAGTGAAACGGCCAGTGGGGATACTGTATGATGTGCTAGTAAAGGTGGCCAGTTTTATATTTCTTGCATATTTCATTATCTTGGATTGTGAGGTGGagtttgaggtacccataatcttgggtagaccttttctCAAAACCAAAAGTGTCCTTATTGATTTGAGGGCTAATGCATTACAGTCCAGGTTTAATGATGAGGTGGTTCACATTAATGTGTGCCAATCTATGAAGAAACCCAAGGAGATAAGTTTATTTTCcattgttgatgtttattatgaaggTGATCAAGAGGTTACAACTGAAGATAAATTTGATGTGGAAACTCTATTACAGTCTTGA